A region of Mesorhizobium sp. M3A.F.Ca.ET.080.04.2.1 DNA encodes the following proteins:
- a CDS encoding nickel/cobalt transporter codes for MRPSLRLAVGLAAATLVMTHTAGVAHAQSSLGIGTNDGMAPSTTGPFAHVLMWINLKQQEFYHSLAAAMKAMRQDGSKLWLLVGLSFAYGIFHAAGPGHGKAVISSYMVANEVALKRGIMLSFVSALLQGLTAVVVMVLAYFVLRGTAVSMTDAAWFLEISSYVLVTLFGAWLLWRKAGPAILRLFGARHAHSLSAAHAGHSHAGHTHAGHSHAGPSHAHAHAAHVHALHAHHDHDHAGHAHSHEVHDRSAHHHHDNSAHDHAGHHHDHGPGEVCDTCGHSHAPDPALLSGDRFDWRTAWSAVAAVGIRPCSGALIVLSFALLNGLWMGGLLSVLAMSIGTAITVSALATLAVTAKNWAVYFAGEGRLGNRIHSIVEIGGAAFIFMVGLLLLSASLSGGA; via the coding sequence ATGAGACCATCGCTGCGCTTGGCAGTCGGCCTTGCGGCCGCCACCCTGGTGATGACGCATACTGCCGGCGTCGCCCACGCTCAGAGCTCGCTCGGCATCGGCACCAATGACGGGATGGCTCCCAGCACCACCGGTCCGTTCGCCCATGTCCTGATGTGGATCAATCTCAAGCAACAGGAATTCTATCATTCGCTTGCCGCCGCCATGAAGGCGATGCGCCAGGACGGCAGCAAGCTGTGGCTGCTGGTCGGCCTTTCGTTCGCCTATGGCATCTTCCACGCCGCCGGGCCTGGCCACGGCAAGGCGGTGATCTCCTCCTACATGGTCGCCAACGAAGTGGCGCTGAAGCGCGGCATCATGCTGTCCTTCGTCTCCGCATTGCTGCAGGGTCTCACGGCGGTCGTCGTCATGGTGCTTGCCTATTTCGTGCTGCGCGGCACCGCGGTGTCGATGACCGATGCGGCGTGGTTCCTCGAAATCTCGAGCTATGTGCTGGTGACCCTCTTCGGCGCCTGGCTGCTCTGGCGCAAGGCGGGCCCGGCCATCCTGCGCCTGTTCGGCGCCCGCCACGCCCACAGCCTGTCGGCCGCCCATGCCGGCCATTCGCATGCTGGGCACACGCACGCCGGGCACTCGCATGCAGGCCCTTCGCACGCGCATGCGCATGCGGCCCATGTCCATGCCTTGCACGCGCATCACGACCATGATCATGCAGGGCATGCGCACAGTCACGAGGTCCATGACCGCAGCGCGCACCACCATCACGACAATTCCGCACACGATCATGCTGGTCATCATCATGACCATGGTCCCGGCGAGGTCTGCGACACCTGCGGCCATTCGCACGCGCCGGACCCGGCGCTGCTTTCGGGCGACCGCTTCGACTGGCGCACGGCCTGGTCGGCGGTGGCGGCCGTCGGCATCCGTCCCTGCTCCGGTGCGCTGATCGTGCTGAGCTTCGCGCTGCTCAACGGGCTTTGGATGGGCGGCCTGCTGTCGGTGCTGGCGATGTCGATCGGCACCGCGATTACCGTTTCGGCCCTCGCGACGCTCGCCGTGACGGCCAAGAACTGGGCCGTCTATTTCGCCGGCGAGGGACGCCTTGGCAACCGCATCCATTCGATCGTCGAGATCGGCGGCGCCGCCTTCATCTTCATGGTCGGGCTGCTGCTCTTGTCGGCGAGCCTTAGCGGCGGCGCCTGA
- a CDS encoding DUF1007 family protein, with the protein MNLKRHAAMLASAIAATFTTVEPAEVHPHVFAEARLDVILGEDHQTVKALRHLWRFDDLFSSTVMMEFDKNSDLKLDDNELKQVADTVHSSLAEFNYFQLVTQDGKDVPMVPPPHLMANFDNDQLIILFESEPKTPIKLAGKIDIGVYDPTFYTAIDFTDDANLTVEGLPSTCTKKVVRPDPDEAIKENQKTLTEAFFNDPTGTDMSKIFATKLELNCQPEG; encoded by the coding sequence ATGAACTTGAAACGGCACGCAGCCATGCTGGCTTCGGCCATTGCCGCAACATTCACCACGGTCGAACCTGCCGAGGTGCATCCGCATGTCTTTGCCGAAGCCCGCCTCGACGTCATTCTGGGTGAAGATCACCAAACTGTGAAAGCGTTGCGCCATCTCTGGCGTTTCGACGACCTTTTTTCGAGTACGGTGATGATGGAGTTCGACAAGAACTCCGATCTGAAGCTTGACGACAACGAGCTCAAGCAAGTGGCCGACACCGTCCATTCCTCGCTTGCCGAGTTCAACTATTTCCAGCTTGTCACCCAGGACGGCAAGGACGTGCCGATGGTTCCGCCGCCGCATCTGATGGCCAATTTCGACAATGACCAGCTGATCATCCTGTTCGAATCCGAGCCGAAGACGCCGATCAAGCTCGCCGGCAAGATCGACATCGGCGTCTACGATCCGACCTTCTATACCGCGATCGACTTCACCGACGACGCCAACCTCACTGTGGAGGGCCTGCCATCTACCTGCACCAAGAAGGTCGTCCGTCCCGATCCCGACGAAGCGATAAAGGAAAACCAAAAGACCCTGACAGAAGCCTTCTTCAACGATCCGACCGGCACCGACATGAGCAAGATCTTCGCCACCAAGCTCGAACTGAACTGCCAGCCAGAAGGATGA
- a CDS encoding LysR family transcriptional regulator, with the protein MDTLTRMRAFIDVVEAEGFSAAARKIGRSKALLSKYVRELEDELGALLLNRTTRQFSMTEAGHTYYQRASEIVREVDSLADAVRESSGDVRGRIKLSAARTFADAPIGQSLIDFAKQHPDIVLDIHLDDRFVDLVEEGFDLAVRISRLENSSLIARRLAPFSVRLCGSPEFLARHGKPTRPQDLASMPCIVDTNGRSLANWRFKGDGEDTVSVTVSGPIEVNSPMAARAAAVSGLGFTILPDFIAAPDIEAGRLVSVLDDRILSGSGIFAVYPHRRYLPAKVRVFVDFLVHWFRTRDGA; encoded by the coding sequence ATGGACACATTGACCCGCATGCGCGCCTTCATCGACGTGGTCGAGGCGGAAGGTTTCTCGGCCGCCGCGCGCAAGATCGGCCGCTCGAAGGCGCTGCTGTCGAAATATGTGCGGGAATTGGAGGACGAGCTTGGCGCGCTGCTTCTGAACCGCACCACGCGGCAGTTCTCGATGACCGAGGCCGGCCACACCTACTATCAGCGCGCCTCGGAAATCGTGCGCGAGGTCGACAGCCTGGCCGATGCCGTGCGCGAATCCTCCGGCGACGTGCGCGGCAGGATCAAGCTTTCCGCGGCCCGCACCTTCGCCGATGCGCCGATCGGCCAGTCGCTGATCGACTTTGCCAAGCAGCATCCCGACATCGTGCTCGACATCCATCTCGACGACCGCTTCGTCGACCTTGTCGAGGAGGGCTTCGACCTTGCCGTGCGCATTTCGCGGCTGGAGAATTCGTCGCTGATCGCCAGGCGCCTGGCGCCGTTCTCGGTCAGGCTCTGCGGGTCGCCGGAGTTCCTTGCAAGGCATGGCAAGCCGACGCGCCCCCAGGATCTCGCCAGCATGCCTTGCATCGTCGACACCAATGGCCGCTCGCTCGCCAACTGGCGCTTCAAAGGTGACGGCGAGGATACGGTGAGCGTGACCGTCTCCGGCCCGATCGAAGTCAACAGCCCGATGGCGGCTCGGGCTGCTGCCGTGTCGGGGCTGGGGTTCACCATCCTGCCCGATTTCATCGCTGCTCCCGACATCGAGGCCGGCCGGCTGGTCAGCGTTCTCGACGATCGCATCCTGTCGGGCAGCGGCATCTTCGCCGTCTACCCGCACCGCCGCTATCTGCCTGCCAAGGTGCGTGTCTTCGTTGATTTCCTGGTGCACTGGTTCAGGACCCGCGACGGCGCGTGA
- a CDS encoding amidase — MPTTHGPLNAFLDLGQLPVINAESGPLAGLRLAIKDIYDVAGFRTGCGNPRKFEDAAAASQTAAAVQVILDAGARFVGKTQTDELAFSLMGQNAHFPFPVNPAAPERVTGGSSSGSAAAVAGGLADIAVGSDTGGSIRAPASFCGLIGLRATHGRISLDGAMKLAPSFDTFGWFARDIDIYERVGKLLLGADPHQQALDRPLSIGWLDAFVAGPAETGEYGTMKARAADVFGETEAVDRQFASSPDELYWCFRRLQAFEAWQVHGEWISSGDRGLGLGVDERFAFGRAIDAKTVETETARRLAFRSELADLLGANSFLVLPTVPGAAPLIGNSPDQLQAYRERALHLLCLSGLSGFPQITLPLGSVDGAPFGLSLLGPSGSDMALIRLGRKLLEAARKA; from the coding sequence ATGCCAACAACTCATGGCCCACTGAACGCCTTCCTCGATTTAGGCCAACTACCCGTAATCAATGCGGAATCTGGTCCGCTTGCCGGCCTGCGCCTGGCCATCAAGGACATCTACGACGTCGCCGGCTTCCGGACCGGCTGCGGCAACCCGCGTAAGTTCGAGGATGCTGCCGCCGCCAGCCAGACGGCGGCCGCCGTGCAGGTGATTCTCGATGCCGGCGCGCGATTCGTCGGCAAGACGCAGACCGACGAGCTTGCCTTCTCGCTGATGGGCCAGAATGCGCATTTCCCCTTCCCGGTGAACCCGGCCGCGCCCGAGCGCGTCACCGGCGGCTCGTCGTCGGGCTCGGCTGCGGCAGTGGCGGGCGGGCTCGCCGATATCGCCGTTGGCTCCGACACCGGCGGCTCGATCCGAGCGCCGGCCAGCTTCTGCGGCTTGATCGGACTGCGCGCAACGCACGGCCGCATCTCGCTCGACGGTGCGATGAAACTTGCCCCCAGCTTCGACACATTCGGCTGGTTCGCGCGCGACATCGATATTTATGAGAGGGTCGGCAAGCTCCTGCTGGGGGCCGATCCGCATCAGCAGGCGCTCGATCGTCCATTGTCGATCGGCTGGCTGGACGCCTTCGTCGCCGGTCCGGCCGAAACCGGCGAATATGGGACGATGAAGGCGCGAGCAGCCGACGTCTTCGGCGAAACGGAGGCCGTCGATCGTCAATTCGCCTCCTCGCCAGACGAGCTCTATTGGTGCTTTCGCCGGCTGCAGGCTTTTGAAGCCTGGCAGGTGCATGGCGAGTGGATTTCGAGCGGCGATCGTGGGCTGGGCCTCGGAGTCGACGAGCGCTTCGCTTTCGGCCGCGCGATCGACGCCAAGACTGTCGAGACCGAGACCGCTCGTCGGCTGGCCTTCCGCTCCGAGCTCGCCGATCTGCTCGGCGCCAATAGCTTTCTCGTGCTGCCGACGGTTCCGGGCGCGGCCCCGCTCATCGGCAATTCGCCGGACCAGTTGCAGGCCTATCGTGAGCGGGCGCTGCATCTTCTTTGCCTCTCCGGCCTGTCCGGCTTCCCACAGATCACGCTGCCGCTCGGGTCTGTCGACGGCGCGCCATTCGGTCTGTCGCTGCTAGGCCCTTCCGGCAGCGACATGGCCTTGATACGGCTCGGCCGCAAACTTCTCGAGGCGGCGCGAAAGGCCTGA
- the odc2 gene encoding ornithine/lysine decarboxylase, translated as MATQRILDFLATRRPNGPCLVVDLDVVRDNFRAFQKALPDSRIYYAVKANPAPEILRLLASMGSSFDTASVAEVEMAMDAGAPADRISFGNTIKKERDILRAYQLGIRLYAVDCVEEVEKIARVAPGSRVFCRVLTDGEGAEWPLSRKFGCVPAMAVDVLRHAKGLGLDAYGVSFHVGSQQTDLTAWDRALGDAKKVFATLAEEGIVLKMVNMGGGFPTRYLKDVPVAQAYGQAIFSALRKHFGNALPETIIEPGRGMVGNAGVIKSEVVLISKKADNDNVRWVFLDIGKFGGLAETMDEAIRYPIVTRHDGSETAPCVLAGPTCDSADVMYEKTPYPLPLSLTIGDEVLIEGTGAYTTTYSSVAFNGFEPLRSYVI; from the coding sequence ATGGCAACCCAGCGCATCCTCGACTTTCTCGCCACCCGACGTCCCAACGGCCCCTGCCTCGTCGTCGATCTCGACGTCGTGCGCGACAATTTCCGCGCCTTCCAGAAGGCGTTGCCCGATTCCAGGATCTACTATGCGGTGAAGGCAAATCCGGCACCGGAGATCCTGCGCCTGCTTGCTTCGATGGGCTCGTCCTTCGACACCGCATCCGTTGCCGAGGTCGAGATGGCGATGGATGCCGGCGCGCCGGCGGACCGCATTTCCTTCGGCAACACCATCAAGAAGGAACGCGACATCCTGCGCGCCTATCAGCTGGGCATCCGCCTCTATGCGGTGGATTGCGTCGAGGAGGTGGAGAAGATCGCTCGCGTCGCGCCGGGCTCGCGCGTGTTCTGTCGCGTGCTCACCGACGGCGAGGGCGCCGAATGGCCGCTGTCGCGCAAGTTCGGCTGCGTGCCGGCGATGGCGGTGGATGTGCTTCGCCACGCCAAGGGGCTGGGACTCGACGCCTACGGCGTGTCGTTCCATGTCGGCTCGCAGCAGACGGATCTGACGGCCTGGGATCGCGCGCTGGGCGATGCCAAGAAGGTGTTCGCGACGCTCGCCGAGGAAGGCATCGTGTTGAAGATGGTCAACATGGGCGGAGGCTTCCCGACCCGTTACCTGAAGGACGTGCCGGTGGCACAGGCCTATGGCCAGGCGATCTTCTCGGCGCTGCGCAAGCATTTCGGCAACGCGCTGCCGGAGACGATCATCGAGCCGGGCCGCGGCATGGTCGGCAACGCCGGCGTCATCAAGTCGGAAGTTGTGCTGATCTCGAAGAAGGCCGACAACGACAACGTGCGCTGGGTGTTCCTCGACATCGGCAAGTTCGGCGGCCTCGCCGAGACCATGGACGAGGCGATCCGCTATCCGATCGTCACTCGCCATGACGGCTCGGAGACCGCGCCTTGCGTGCTCGCCGGTCCGACCTGCGACTCGGCCGACGTGATGTACGAGAAGACGCCTTATCCGCTGCCCTTGTCGCTGACCATCGGCGACGAGGTGCTGATCGAGGGCACCGGCGCCTACACCACGACCTATTCGTCGGTGGCGTTCAACGGCTTCGAGCCTCTCCGATCCTACGTGATCTGA
- a CDS encoding N-acetyltransferase, whose translation MDRGAPRAATPSVDFGDISHSSGEIARAFSIVAEGIADVAARELLLDRAMGPKRKKKSSEKLRRGRRPSEGLAFVARDLSGAIVGTVRLWDITLGENGPAALLLGPLAVEPTSKNAGIGSALMQHAIAEAARLGHGAILLVGDAPYYGRFGFSADRTGSLAMPGPYERHRLLALELKEGALNGVKGTIRAAGRKIKGRALGFAA comes from the coding sequence ATGGACAGGGGCGCTCCACGCGCGGCGACCCCCTCAGTCGACTTCGGCGACATTTCTCACTCGAGCGGCGAGATTGCCCGCGCGTTTTCGATTGTTGCCGAAGGCATCGCCGACGTGGCGGCGCGCGAGCTTCTGCTCGACCGGGCCATGGGGCCGAAGCGCAAGAAGAAGTCGTCCGAGAAGCTGCGGCGCGGCCGGCGGCCGTCGGAAGGCCTCGCCTTTGTGGCACGCGATCTGTCGGGCGCGATCGTGGGGACCGTGCGGCTCTGGGACATCACGCTTGGCGAGAATGGTCCGGCAGCGCTCCTGCTTGGCCCGCTCGCCGTCGAGCCGACGTCCAAGAACGCCGGCATCGGCTCGGCGCTGATGCAGCACGCAATCGCCGAGGCGGCGCGGCTCGGCCATGGCGCGATCCTGCTCGTCGGCGATGCGCCCTATTACGGGCGGTTCGGCTTCTCGGCCGATCGCACCGGCTCCCTTGCGATGCCTGGCCCTTACGAGCGGCACCGGTTGCTTGCGCTGGAATTGAAGGAAGGTGCGCTGAACGGCGTCAAGGGCACGATCAGGGCGGCGGGCCGCAAGATCAAGGGGCGGGCGCTGGGCTTCGCCGCCTGA
- a CDS encoding SCP2 sterol-binding domain-containing protein, whose translation MGVQEIAESIRSRVASAGFEHSVKFDTGSDGVIVIDGATVSTTDAPTDCTVKLSLEDLDSLIAGDLNPTMAFMAGKLKVEGDMTVAMALSQLLG comes from the coding sequence ATGGGCGTTCAGGAGATTGCCGAAAGCATCAGGTCGCGCGTGGCGAGCGCGGGGTTCGAGCATTCGGTCAAGTTCGACACCGGCAGCGACGGTGTCATCGTCATCGACGGCGCCACAGTCTCGACGACCGACGCCCCGACCGATTGCACGGTCAAGCTTTCGCTCGAGGACCTCGACTCGCTGATCGCCGGTGACCTCAACCCGACCATGGCCTTCATGGCCGGCAAGCTGAAGGTCGAGGGCGACATGACGGTCGCCATGGCGCTCAGCCAGCTGCTCGGCTGA
- a CDS encoding rod-binding protein, translating to MAISPPSDIVMDVARAAEPADVEAARAALAKRVGAAAGPFSVDQTASVDAGSLLSRATADKAEAANPAKKFQRFEAMVLQTFIQNMMPKDVEGVYGKGLAGDMWKSQLSEQLANVMAARGGIGIAKSMLTDHYLDGQRKVPVGPVSGGPQKTEIDQQTRLSISMLEELERKAARSMTGDDAATKTDINI from the coding sequence TTGGCGATCTCACCCCCCAGCGACATCGTGATGGACGTTGCGCGCGCCGCCGAGCCGGCCGATGTCGAGGCTGCGCGTGCGGCGCTCGCGAAGCGCGTTGGCGCTGCGGCGGGACCGTTCTCGGTTGACCAGACCGCATCCGTTGATGCCGGTTCGCTGCTGTCGCGCGCGACGGCCGACAAGGCCGAAGCGGCAAACCCTGCGAAGAAATTCCAGCGCTTCGAGGCGATGGTGCTGCAGACCTTCATCCAGAACATGATGCCTAAGGATGTCGAGGGCGTTTACGGCAAGGGCCTGGCCGGCGACATGTGGAAATCGCAACTATCGGAACAGCTCGCCAATGTCATGGCGGCGCGCGGCGGCATCGGCATCGCGAAATCGATGCTGACCGACCACTATCTCGACGGACAGCGCAAGGTGCCGGTCGGCCCGGTTTCCGGCGGGCCGCAGAAGACGGAGATCGACCAGCAAACCAGACTGTCTATCTCGATGCTCGAGGAACTCGAGCGCAAGGCCGCGCGGTCGATGACCGGCGACGACGCGGCAACAAAGACTGACATCAATATCTAG
- a CDS encoding transglutaminase-like cysteine peptidase — MKRDVALFAFLLSLACPFAAQAGTMMETSGEVFAPPAFYSFCSRQPGLCSTAGEKKVVTLRPGLSAQLNQVNRSVNSRITELSDQATVGKDDEWRVPTVSGDCEDIAILKKLELMKRGWPPSALLLTVASRHGEGHTVLTVRTSEGDLVLDNLTNSVRDWASTPYSYFARQAQGNGRRWERIGAAKPVGTTATGS; from the coding sequence GTGAAACGCGATGTCGCGCTGTTCGCATTTTTGCTGTCGCTTGCCTGCCCATTTGCCGCGCAGGCCGGGACGATGATGGAGACCAGCGGCGAGGTGTTCGCACCGCCCGCCTTCTATTCGTTTTGCAGCCGCCAACCCGGCCTGTGCAGCACGGCGGGCGAGAAAAAGGTCGTCACGCTGCGGCCTGGGCTGAGCGCGCAATTGAACCAGGTGAACCGCTCGGTCAATTCACGCATCACCGAGCTAAGCGACCAAGCCACAGTGGGCAAGGACGACGAGTGGCGCGTGCCGACCGTTTCCGGCGATTGCGAGGATATCGCGATCTTGAAGAAGCTTGAGCTGATGAAGCGCGGCTGGCCGCCCTCGGCGCTGCTGCTTACCGTGGCAAGCCGTCACGGCGAAGGGCACACGGTGCTGACGGTGCGCACCAGCGAAGGCGATCTGGTGCTCGACAATCTCACGAACTCCGTTCGCGACTGGGCCAGCACGCCTTACAGCTATTTCGCTCGACAGGCGCAGGGGAATGGCAGGCGCTGGGAGCGGATCGGGGCCGCCAAGCCGGTCGGGACGACCGCGACTGGCAGCTGA
- the fliR gene encoding flagellar biosynthetic protein FliR encodes MNALSQGVVIAAFLAFCRIGACFMLMPGLSSARVPLQVRLFVSVAATGGLLAFLWDRIFPFVDPRPQILAPMIVSELLVGGLIGAMTRLYMEALRFMGSAIAMMIGYGGSGGPAIEEPEPQAALAAIISFSALLLLFVFDFDHEIVRALVASYTVAPVNVFFNPQAALVDLTDTVSDAFFLVIRLGSPFVAYAILVNLTIGFVNKLTPQIPVYFISLPFVIAGGLIIFYFAIGTLLSLFVDGFVDLTLAR; translated from the coding sequence GTGAACGCGCTCTCGCAAGGCGTCGTCATCGCCGCCTTCCTCGCCTTCTGCCGCATCGGCGCCTGCTTCATGCTGATGCCGGGCCTGTCGAGCGCCCGCGTGCCGCTCCAGGTCCGGCTGTTCGTTTCGGTCGCCGCCACCGGCGGCCTGCTCGCCTTCCTGTGGGACCGCATCTTCCCCTTCGTCGATCCGCGTCCGCAGATCCTGGCGCCGATGATCGTCTCGGAGCTTCTGGTCGGCGGGCTGATCGGCGCCATGACCAGGCTCTACATGGAGGCGCTGCGCTTCATGGGCTCGGCTATCGCCATGATGATCGGCTATGGCGGCTCCGGCGGGCCGGCGATCGAGGAGCCCGAGCCGCAGGCGGCGCTTGCCGCCATCATCTCGTTTTCGGCGCTGCTTCTGCTCTTCGTCTTCGATTTCGACCACGAGATCGTGCGCGCGCTGGTCGCGTCCTACACGGTCGCCCCGGTCAACGTCTTCTTCAACCCGCAGGCCGCGCTGGTCGACCTCACCGACACGGTGTCGGACGCGTTCTTCCTGGTCATCCGCCTCGGCAGCCCCTTCGTCGCCTATGCCATCCTGGTCAACCTGACCATCGGCTTCGTCAACAAGCTGACGCCGCAGATTCCGGTCTATTTCATCTCGCTGCCCTTCGTCATCGCCGGCGGGCTGATCATCTTCTATTTCGCCATCGGAACCTTGCTGTCGCTGTTCGTCGATGGGTTCGTCGACCTGACGCTGGCGAGGTGA
- the flhA gene encoding flagellar biosynthesis protein FlhA, giving the protein MAISETLPSGLVAKNGRDVFFALGIVVILAVLFLPIPAFLIDIGLAFSIALSVLILMVALWIQRPLDFSSFPTVLLIATMLRLSLNIATTRMILSHGNEGTHAAGYVISGFSKLVMSSDFVIGLIVFMILIVVNFIVITKGATRIAEVGARFTLDAIPGKQMSIDADLSAGMIDEKTAQLRRRELEEESSFFGSMDGASKFVRGDAIAGLIITAINIVGGIAIGYLRHGMGLGQAADVFIKLSVGDGLVTQIPALIVSLAAGMLVSKGGTRGSANQAVFGQLGAHPRALYVAASLLIILGLMPGLPLFPFFALAGAMAGLGYVIPLRHSRALAVAEAQKNKEKADKAEEEKNSVKASLATAEIELLMGKQLSTRLLVAHQELVFRMSKMRKKFAQQYGFVVPEVRVADDFAIPPKSYQIKVHGTVVAEYQMRVGEIMVLLGTRGVPDIPGEEIREPAFGMRAYSVLETFAEDLKRENFTFADNMSVLLTHLSEVIRNNLPQLLSYKDMKALLERQDPEYRKLADEICTSHISYPGLQAVLKLLLAERVSIRNLHLIIEAIAEIAPHVRRTEQIVEHVRIRMAQQICGDLSEGGMLKVLRLGNRWDLAFHQSLKRDAKGEVREFDIDPRQLEEFGQDATKAIRKHLEAGERFVLVTAPDARPYVRMIIERLFTTLPVLSHVEIAKGVEIKVLGTIS; this is encoded by the coding sequence ATGGCGATCAGCGAAACACTCCCGTCGGGCCTGGTGGCCAAGAACGGCCGCGACGTCTTCTTCGCCCTCGGCATCGTCGTCATCCTGGCGGTGCTATTCCTGCCGATCCCGGCCTTCCTGATCGACATCGGCCTCGCCTTCTCGATCGCGCTCTCGGTGCTGATCCTGATGGTGGCGCTGTGGATCCAGCGGCCGCTGGATTTCTCGTCCTTCCCGACGGTGCTGCTGATCGCGACCATGCTGCGGCTGTCGCTCAACATCGCCACCACCCGCATGATCCTGTCGCATGGCAACGAAGGCACGCATGCCGCCGGCTATGTGATCTCTGGCTTCTCCAAGCTGGTGATGTCGAGCGACTTCGTGATCGGCCTCATTGTCTTCATGATCCTGATCGTGGTGAACTTCATCGTCATCACCAAGGGTGCCACCCGCATCGCCGAGGTCGGCGCGCGCTTCACCCTCGATGCCATCCCCGGCAAGCAGATGTCGATCGACGCCGACCTCTCGGCCGGCATGATCGACGAGAAGACGGCGCAACTGCGCCGCCGCGAGCTGGAGGAGGAATCCTCCTTCTTCGGCTCCATGGACGGCGCCTCCAAATTCGTGCGCGGCGACGCCATCGCCGGCCTCATCATCACCGCCATCAACATCGTCGGCGGCATCGCCATCGGCTACCTGCGCCACGGCATGGGCCTCGGCCAGGCAGCCGATGTCTTCATCAAGCTGTCGGTCGGCGACGGTCTCGTCACCCAGATTCCGGCGCTCATCGTCTCGCTCGCGGCTGGCATGCTCGTCTCCAAGGGTGGCACCCGCGGCTCGGCCAACCAGGCCGTTTTCGGCCAGCTCGGCGCGCATCCGCGCGCGCTTTATGTGGCGGCCTCGCTGCTCATCATCCTGGGCCTGATGCCCGGCCTGCCGCTGTTCCCGTTCTTTGCGCTCGCCGGCGCCATGGCCGGTCTCGGCTACGTCATACCGCTGCGCCACAGCCGGGCGCTGGCCGTCGCCGAAGCCCAGAAGAACAAGGAGAAGGCCGACAAGGCCGAGGAAGAGAAGAACTCGGTCAAGGCCTCGCTTGCCACCGCCGAGATCGAGCTTTTGATGGGCAAGCAGCTGTCGACCAGGCTGCTGGTGGCGCACCAGGAGCTGGTGTTCCGCATGTCCAAGATGCGCAAGAAATTCGCCCAGCAATACGGCTTCGTGGTGCCGGAAGTGCGCGTCGCCGACGACTTCGCCATTCCGCCGAAAAGCTACCAGATCAAGGTCCACGGCACGGTCGTGGCCGAGTACCAGATGCGGGTCGGCGAGATCATGGTGCTGCTCGGCACGCGTGGCGTGCCCGACATCCCCGGCGAGGAGATCCGCGAGCCGGCCTTCGGCATGCGCGCCTATTCCGTGCTGGAGACTTTCGCCGAGGATCTGAAACGCGAGAACTTCACCTTTGCCGACAACATGTCGGTGCTGCTCACCCATCTCTCGGAGGTCATCCGCAACAACCTGCCGCAGCTCCTGTCCTACAAGGACATGAAGGCGCTGCTCGAACGCCAGGACCCCGAATACCGCAAGCTCGCCGACGAGATCTGCACCTCGCATATCTCCTATCCCGGCCTGCAGGCGGTGCTGAAGCTGCTGCTTGCCGAGCGCGTCTCGATCCGCAATCTGCACCTGATCATCGAGGCCATCGCCGAGATCGCGCCGCATGTGCGCCGCACCGAGCAGATCGTCGAGCATGTCCGCATCCGCATGGCGCAGCAGATTTGCGGCGACCTCTCGGAGGGCGGCATGCTGAAGGTGCTGCGCCTCGGCAACCGCTGGGACCTCGCCTTCCATCAGAGCCTGAAGCGTGACGCCAAAGGCGAGGTGCGCGAGTTCGACATCGACCCGCGCCAACTCGAGGAATTCGGCCAGGACGCCACCAAGGCGATCCGCAAGCATCTGGAGGCCGGCGAGCGCTTCGTTCTTGTCACCGCGCCGGACGCGCGCCCCTATGTGCGCATGATCATCGAGCGGCTGTTCACGACGCTTCCCGTGCTCTCCCATGTCGAGATCGCCAAGGGCGTCGAGATCAAGGTGCTCGGGACGATCTCGTGA